GCCAAGCTATGTAGTTTTTGGTTTCTTCTACTTCCGCTTTAGTGCTTAAGTAGTTTTCAAGTAGTTTCTCAGCGTTTTTAAGGTCTTGTAGATATTGCTTTTTTAGTTTGTAGCGTTCCCGAGTGTCTATAAGTGGTATCTCTATTCTTACTCCAAGATTTACAGGGGGTTCATAGTAGTAGCTTTGGTTTTCTGGAATGTCTTTTCTTAGCGTTGCGAATGCTTTTAGCCTAAAATTTAGCTTAGATTGCTTAGGAGTTATTTTCTTTAAAAGTTTAATGCAGTTAAGGGGTAAGTATGGAGAAGGTGAAGGTTCTTTTAAGGTTCCTAAGAAAGGCTGGTACTTTTCTTTTAAAGGTTCTTGTTTACCTAATACTTCTTCCGTGGCTTTTCCTTGATGACTTTGGAGGATAAGCGTTATAGCTATTAGTGTCAGCGTCTTTTTCACTTTCATTTTCTCCACTATCACTAACACTTTCCACTAACACTATCAAGTTAAACTATTTAGCTTCCTTATTAGCTTCTTAGATGGCTTAAACCTTAGCGTTTTATAGTCCTTTAGTTCTATCTGTCTAAGTGGAGAGTTTATGGTTCTGTTTAAGGTTATAACCCTGAATGTTCCAAATTCTCTAAGTTTTATCGTTCTACCTTCTTTAAAGCATTCTTCTAAGACTCTTAATGTTGCGTTTAAANNNNNNNNNNTATCTCTCGCAATGTTCCCTTGCAAAGTGGACATTTTACTGTTTTTGTTTCTTTTGTTTCCATAGTTCCTCCTTTAAATTATTCATTTAACTTTTTCAATAGTTTTCTTGAAGCTTTGAACCTTATGGTTTTGTATCCTTTAAGTTCTACAGCTCCCTGCTTGGAAAACGGAGAGTTTATCTCTCTGCTTAGGAGTGAAATTCTGAATATCCCGAACTCTCTTAGTTTCACGGTTCTACCTTCTTTAAAGCATTCTTCTAAGACTTTTAAGAATGTGTTCAAGAAGTCTCTTGTAGTTTTACGAGTGAAGTTATAGCCTTTTTCGTTTAAGCGTTCTGTAATCATCGTTACTATGTCCTCTTTAAGAAGCGGTAAGTGGTTTGGTAGTTTTCTTGGGGTCATCGGTTCCTCCGTTTTTGATTGATGTTAGTGTTGGGGTTAGTGTTAGCGTTTAGATCTAAGTTGAAATGGCCGAAATTTGGGATATGGCCGAAATTGGCCGTATTTTCAATATGGCCGAAACTCCCTATATGGCCGAAATTGGCCGTATTCTGTAAGATGGCCGTATTTTGCTGGTTGGCCGTATTTTGGTTAGCGTGGAAATAAGCCTGCTTCTCCCCTTCATTCGGGGAAATATCTTTATTCTCCACTATCTCTTTTATTCTCTGATAAGCCCAAAGGTAAGCTTGAAGTCTTTGGAGTTTTTGAAGGTCAAAGTAGTCAAGATTTTTCTTCTTAGATAATCTTTCAAGTTCCTTTTGTAGTGAAAAGAGTTTAAAGTCTATTACTTGCTGGAATGTAAGTCTTTTCTTAAGTGCTAAGTAAACGAGTTCTAAGAGTTTGTCTGCAAACTTTATAAAGATTTGCTTGTCCTTTCTTCCATAGTTTAGGGTCTTTACTGTTTCTTTTAGAGGCTTTAGTGGAGAGTTTTCTTTTCCCGATAGCATATAAACCATATAGAGTAAAGCTTTGACTTCTGAGCGTGATTTATCGGTTTTGCGTTCGTTCCTTGAGATTCCGCTTTGCTCGTGGATTGCTCCCATTAAAACATAGCCAATAAATCCTTCTTTACTTATGAAGTTTGAAATGTCTAAGTAGTAAGAGATTAGCGTTGCTATTGTTTTGTCTCCAAAAGCTGGAAATGTTCTAAGGATTTCATAATCTTGGTGATTCTTAGCGATGCTTTCTATTTCTTTTTCTATTAGCTTTATGGTTCTAAGACAAACTTTTATCTTTTCAAGTTCTGCCATTAATAGGATACTTTCTACCGTTGGAGTGTCTTTTAGCCTTTCTTCTATTTCTCTTAGTGTTTTTTCTTTTAAAAGCTTTTTTCTACTTAAGATGTAGTAATCATTTTCAGGGAATACGTAGCATAGCATTTGCTTTAGTCTATTAACGGATCTGGTTAGGTCTTTGTTAGTTCTAATTAAGGTTCTTATAAGGCCTCTTAATGAGTGTTTTATTGGGTCAAACGGTAAGAATGCTTTTTGAAATTCCTTGTTATTTTGAAGTTTTGCTTGGGTAAACATTTCCCTAATAAGGTAAGCGTCAACAAGGTCATCTTTAGTCTTATTGTAAGACTTTCTAAAGCGTGAGTAAGCTTTTCCGTCTATTATTAAAATGTTTGGAGTAATCTTTAAAAGTTTCTTAGCATAGCGTAGCCCGTAGCTTCCCGTCTGTTCTAAGATGCAAGTATCCCCTTCTTTAATAGCTTCTTTTAAGTCCTTTATAACTTTTACTTTTTGAAGCTTTTTAAGTTTTAAGTTCCTAAGTGCTTTTTCATTTTCAGCGTAAATAAAAAAGCTTTCGCCGTCAAATAGCGTAATGTAATCTTTGGAGACATCTATTCCGATTATTTTCATTTTTTGCCCCCGAATGGAGGAGGAAGGGAAGCGTGGCATTATACGCTTCGCCTCTACAAACGAGGCATAATTCTTACCGCCTCTTTCCCTTCCCCTTGATGTTTTACGGCGGTTATAAGATAATTCCAACAACAGGAACAGGAGTCTTTATAACAGTTGGAGTTAAAGAAGCAGAAGGAAAAGCAGAAATAGGCAAAGTTTACAAACTATCTCTTATTTCGGATCCAGAAGCTCCAATTGAACTTTTTGGGAACGGAGAATATGCACATAAACTTTTAGATGCAGCATCTTGCGGTGCAAATATTGTCTTTGCTATTACTGCTAATTCAAATTCTACTGCTGACATCTTATCTGCAATAGAAGAATCAGTAGAACAATCTTTGGTGAATGGAGATGCAATCTTTGAAGGCATTATTGTAATGGTACCAGTTGACAAATCTACAGCTGCAGCAATTGGAAGCTATCTTTCAAGCCTTGTTTCTCGTCACATATACGCTTGGGCACTTCTTGAAGCAAGACCTAGAACAGAAGAAGAAAAAATGGATGACTATATAACAAACCTTATTTCTGAATGGGAAGGATTCATCCATCCAAGAGTAGCTGTTTCAGCATTTTATGCAACAATCACAAATCTAAAAGGAAACACCGGTTTTCGAAATGCCACTGGTTCTTTAACAGGACTTCTTGCTAGGGCAAAGGTTTCGCAGGACATTGGAGAAGTTGGAGCATATCCTATTCCAAATATTGTTTCACTTCCTGAAGACCTCAAGTATTCTCATATCTACGCTCTCGATCAGGCAAGGTTTATCACCGGTAGAACCTACGATGGCTATGCAGGCTACTACGTGACAAATCCCAACATGATGATGCCAGAAACTTCAGACTATGCTTTCATTTATGCCCGCAGAGTAGCAGACAAAGCAGCAAAAATTACGAGAAAGACAATTCTCCCAAGACTCAAAGGAGAAGTTTTACCGCCTGCAAACGATAACCCTGAAAGTCCAACAAAACCAACAAAATCTCCAACGATTCAGGAACTTAAAAGCTTAATAGAACACGCCCTTCACTACGGAATGTATAAAGAAGGAGAGCTCTACGGGTACAGAGTAATTATTCCTGAAGATCAGGATCTCTGGACAACGAGGAAACTAAACGTTCAAACAAAACTTGTTCCAACTCCTCACATGGACTGGATAACGGTTGATCAGTCTTTTGAAAACCCATTCCTGACAATTGGAGGATAACACTATGGCTTTGATGGTTAATGGTAGAGAGGTTGACTGGGGACAGGTTGAGATAGGAATAGCAGACTGTCCACAAACCCTAAAGGATCACATTATCGGCATTGAGTACGAAGATAAAGAAAATGTAAAACCAAGATATGGAAGAGGAAACGTTCCAATTGGCTGGACTAAAGGAAGATTTGAGGGAAATGGAAAACTCACCTTGACAGCCACAGGATTTCAAATTCTCATGGATTGGGTTAGAAGCAAAGGAAAAGAAAGAGTTTCACAAATACCGCCTTTTCCTATTGTCATAACATATCTCGATGACGAAACCAACGTAATGATGAAAGACACCATTCCTTCTGTAAAGCTT
The nucleotide sequence above comes from Desulfurobacteriaceae bacterium. Encoded proteins:
- a CDS encoding HU family DNA-binding protein — encoded protein: LNATLRVLEECFKEGRTIKLREFGTFRVITLNRTINSPLRQIELKDYKTLRFKPSKKLIRKLNSLT
- a CDS encoding HU family DNA-binding protein — protein: MTPRKLPNHLPLLKEDIVTMITERLNEKGYNFTRKTTRDFLNTFLKVLEECFKEGRTVKLREFGIFRISLLSREINSPFSKQGAVELKGYKTIRFKASRKLLKKLNE
- a CDS encoding transposase, whose protein sequence is MKIIGIDVSKDYITLFDGESFFIYAENEKALRNLKLKKLQKVKVIKDLKEAIKEGDTCILEQTGSYGLRYAKKLLKITPNILIIDGKAYSRFRKSYNKTKDDLVDAYLIREMFTQAKLQNNKEFQKAFLPFDPIKHSLRGLIRTLIRTNKDLTRSVNRLKQMLCYVFPENDYYILSRKKLLKEKTLREIEERLKDTPTVESILLMAELEKIKVCLRTIKLIEKEIESIAKNHQDYEILRTFPAFGDKTIATLISYYLDISNFISKEGFIGYVLMGAIHEQSGISRNERKTDKSRSEVKALLYMVYMLSGKENSPLKPLKETVKTLNYGRKDKQIFIKFADKLLELVYLALKKRLTFQQVIDFKLFSLQKELERLSKKKNLDYFDLQKLQRLQAYLWAYQRIKEIVENKDISPNEGEKQAYFHANQNTANQQNTAILQNTANFGHIGSFGHIENTANFGHIPNFGHFNLDLNANTNPNTNINQKRRNR
- a CDS encoding DUF2586 family protein produces the protein MFYGGYKIIPTTGTGVFITVGVKEAEGKAEIGKVYKLSLISDPEAPIELFGNGEYAHKLLDAASCGANIVFAITANSNSTADILSAIEESVEQSLVNGDAIFEGIIVMVPVDKSTAAAIGSYLSSLVSRHIYAWALLEARPRTEEEKMDDYITNLISEWEGFIHPRVAVSAFYATITNLKGNTGFRNATGSLTGLLARAKVSQDIGEVGAYPIPNIVSLPEDLKYSHIYALDQARFITGRTYDGYAGYYVTNPNMMMPETSDYAFIYARRVADKAAKITRKTILPRLKGEVLPPANDNPESPTKPTKSPTIQELKSLIEHALHYGMYKEGELYGYRVIIPEDQDLWTTRKLNVQTKLVPTPHMDWITVDQSFENPFLTIGG